The proteins below are encoded in one region of Ferroplasma acidiphilum:
- the ftsY gene encoding signal recognition particle-docking protein FtsY: protein MFDKLKKKFSDIFSGNRENGPKDSLTATRDSVAPQKEKTIRRDELESTIEETLLEADVSYDATEEIIEKLKANLGKLKRKIDYPAVEEELKSVVRDVIQHNNKDAVNLLTVEKKPFVILFLGINGTGKTTTIGKLAYYLKSNNKSVVLSASDTFRAGAIDQLNILAGNVGVEIIKHDFRSDPASVAFDAIEHAKARKMDYVLIDSAGRMQTNKNLLDEMKKIKRVAKPDMTILVLDAMIGQDVINQALTFSSEINYDGVIVTKLDTDAKGGSIISISAGIKKPILFVGIGQEMDDIIPFDVEWYLKKIFSS from the coding sequence ATGTTTGACAAATTAAAAAAGAAATTTTCGGATATATTTTCCGGAAATAGGGAAAATGGGCCAAAAGATTCGTTAACAGCAACCCGGGATTCTGTGGCTCCACAGAAGGAAAAAACAATAAGGCGGGATGAACTTGAAAGCACCATAGAGGAAACTCTCCTTGAGGCAGATGTAAGCTATGATGCCACAGAGGAAATTATTGAAAAATTAAAGGCGAATCTCGGCAAATTAAAGAGAAAAATTGATTATCCTGCAGTTGAAGAAGAATTAAAGAGTGTGGTTCGTGATGTTATCCAGCACAATAATAAGGATGCTGTTAACCTTCTCACCGTCGAGAAAAAACCATTTGTAATACTGTTTCTTGGCATAAACGGAACCGGAAAAACAACAACCATAGGGAAACTGGCGTACTATCTTAAGAGCAATAATAAAAGTGTAGTATTATCTGCGTCCGATACTTTCAGGGCTGGAGCTATTGACCAGCTAAACATTCTTGCTGGCAATGTTGGGGTGGAAATCATTAAACATGATTTCAGGAGCGACCCTGCGTCCGTTGCATTTGACGCCATAGAACATGCTAAAGCAAGAAAAATGGACTATGTTTTAATAGATTCAGCAGGAAGGATGCAGACAAACAAAAATCTCCTGGATGAAATGAAAAAAATTAAGCGTGTTGCAAAACCGGACATGACAATCCTCGTACTGGATGCCATGATAGGCCAGGATGTAATAAACCAGGCCCTGACATTTTCAAGTGAAATAAACTATGACGGTGTGATAGTAACAAAGCTTGACACGGATGCAAAAGGCGGATCAATAATAAGTATTTCAGCTGGAATCAAGAAACCTATTCTCTTTGTAGGGATAGGGCAGGAAATGGATGATATTATCCCATTTGATGTGGAATGGTATCTGAAAAAGATATTTTCATCTTAA
- a CDS encoding phosphoglycerate kinase encodes MDRSPFYTMDDFDFNGKRVYLRIDINSPINPITGEVVDDTRFIHYLRTINELKNSKVVIIAHQGRPGDSDFVSLRQHAGHLGRLLGRDVLFVDSLIGSAVETAIRNMKNGDIIMLENSRFYSEEILIKDDGTAQKNTFIVRNLSKLFDYFIIDAFPAIHRDQTTLTGFKDIKPNIAGRLMETEIKSIDRFMNSKSHPKLAIMGGAKIRDAIKVTGPFLEKGIVDNIIFGGVAANIFLWASGIDIGKRNMEFIEKQDKNYKKLLEECKSLLSRFSDRIYLPEDFMLNPLQTEIKTGEKVQDDQLLADIGFESIKTFSSIIEKAKNIFLNGPMGMYEINEYSLGTREIFNAVSQSPASKIVGGGHTINAINEFGLSDSMGYISTGGGALINYLSGEPIPVIDSLVYNRKKFGGN; translated from the coding sequence ATGGATAGGTCCCCGTTTTACACTATGGACGATTTTGATTTCAATGGCAAGAGAGTGTATCTTAGAATAGATATAAATTCCCCAATTAATCCTATAACCGGAGAAGTAGTGGATGATACAAGATTCATTCATTATTTGAGGACAATTAACGAACTTAAAAACTCAAAGGTTGTTATTATTGCCCACCAGGGAAGGCCGGGCGACAGTGATTTTGTAAGTTTGCGGCAACATGCAGGGCATCTTGGCAGGCTGTTAGGCAGAGATGTTTTATTCGTTGATTCATTGATAGGGTCTGCAGTGGAAACAGCTATAAGGAACATGAAAAATGGAGATATTATCATGCTGGAGAACTCCAGATTCTATAGCGAAGAAATACTTATAAAAGATGATGGGACTGCCCAGAAAAACACATTTATTGTCAGAAATTTATCAAAATTATTTGATTACTTTATAATCGATGCTTTTCCTGCGATACACAGGGATCAGACAACACTTACCGGATTCAAGGATATAAAGCCCAATATAGCTGGCAGGCTTATGGAAACTGAAATTAAGAGCATAGACAGGTTCATGAATTCTAAATCACATCCGAAACTGGCTATAATGGGTGGAGCCAAAATAAGGGATGCTATAAAGGTAACAGGCCCATTCCTGGAGAAAGGGATAGTGGACAATATAATTTTTGGTGGTGTGGCAGCAAACATATTCCTGTGGGCTTCCGGGATAGACATAGGGAAAAGGAACATGGAATTCATCGAAAAACAGGATAAAAATTATAAGAAATTGCTGGAGGAATGCAAATCGTTGTTATCCCGATTCTCCGATCGCATATACCTCCCTGAAGATTTCATGCTTAATCCCTTACAGACAGAAATAAAAACAGGTGAGAAGGTTCAAGATGACCAGTTGCTGGCAGATATCGGATTTGAGTCCATTAAAACTTTTAGCAGCATTATAGAAAAAGCAAAAAATATATTTCTCAATGGCCCGATGGGAATGTATGAAATAAATGAATACTCACTTGGAACCAGGGAAATATTTAATGCAGTTTCCCAGAGCCCTGCATCAAAAATAGTCGGGGGAGGGCACACAATAAATGCAATTAATGAATTCGGGCTTTCAGATTCCATGGGATATATATCAACCGGGGGTGGCGCCCTGATAAATTATTTATCCGGTGAGCCTATACCTGTAATAGACTCACTTGTTTATAACAGGAAAAAATTTGGAGGTAATTAA
- the pfdA gene encoding prefoldin subunit alpha: MAGENELVEQIEYLKNLLETIDSRMNLLLKTLEESNDTLALLKDTDYEKSKDVKISIGSGLFSKAALDTSKIIVPVGSGVFIEEEKEKTIKRMEENIQSLQDTYNNLLKQKQSAQNNYDALMYSVQRAQEGNR, encoded by the coding sequence ATGGCAGGAGAAAATGAACTGGTAGAACAGATTGAATATTTAAAAAACTTACTGGAAACTATAGATTCAAGAATGAATTTATTATTGAAGACACTTGAAGAATCGAATGATACACTTGCTTTGTTAAAGGATACAGATTATGAGAAATCAAAGGATGTAAAAATATCCATCGGATCTGGCCTATTTTCCAAGGCTGCACTGGATACATCAAAAATTATTGTGCCGGTAGGCTCCGGTGTTTTTATAGAGGAGGAAAAAGAAAAAACTATAAAGAGGATGGAAGAAAATATACAGAGCCTGCAGGATACATACAACAACCTGTTAAAGCAGAAACAGTCAGCTCAGAATAATTACGATGCCCTCATGTATTCTGTCCAGAGGGCCCAGGAAGGAAACAGGTAA